The Actinopolyspora erythraea genome has a segment encoding these proteins:
- a CDS encoding trans-aconitate 2-methyltransferase — translation MWDPETYLAFAEQRERPMRDLLARMSPVRARRVVDLGCGAGNLTPLLRGRWPDAEVEALDSSPEMVRAAVAAGVPAEVADVRDWSPRADTDVVACNAVLHWVPGHLELLRGWLPALPSGACFGAQLPGNFEAPAHRALHELVAEPRWRAELGDVPRDPDRVASPGEYAAALADLEVELDVWETTYLHRLRGEDPVLAWLAGTALRPVRDLLDEAGWQRFLGELAPRLRSAYPPRADGSTWFPFRRIFLVAHRH, via the coding sequence ATGTGGGACCCGGAGACCTACCTGGCCTTCGCCGAGCAGCGTGAGCGCCCGATGCGCGACCTGCTCGCCAGGATGAGCCCGGTGAGGGCGAGGCGGGTGGTCGATCTGGGGTGCGGCGCGGGGAACCTCACGCCGTTGCTGCGCGGGAGGTGGCCGGACGCCGAGGTGGAGGCGCTGGACTCCTCGCCGGAGATGGTCCGTGCCGCCGTGGCGGCCGGTGTGCCCGCCGAGGTCGCCGACGTGCGGGACTGGTCGCCGAGGGCGGACACCGACGTGGTCGCCTGCAACGCGGTGCTGCACTGGGTTCCCGGCCATCTCGAACTGCTCCGGGGCTGGCTGCCCGCGCTGCCCTCGGGGGCGTGCTTCGGGGCGCAGCTGCCGGGCAACTTCGAGGCTCCGGCGCACCGCGCCCTCCACGAGCTCGTCGCGGAGCCGCGCTGGCGGGCCGAGCTCGGTGATGTGCCGCGCGATCCCGACCGGGTCGCCTCGCCGGGGGAGTACGCGGCGGCCCTCGCCGACCTCGAAGTGGAGCTCGACGTGTGGGAGACCACCTACCTGCACCGGCTGCGGGGCGAGGACCCGGTGCTGGCCTGGTTGGCCGGGACCGCGCTGCGTCCCGTGCGGGACCTGCTCGACGAGGCCGGTTGGCAGCGCTTCCTCGGCGAGCTGGCTCCCAGGCTGCGGAGTGCGTATCCGCCCCGCGCCGACGGGTCAACCTGGTTCCCCTTCCGGCGGATCTTCCTCGTCGCCCATCGGCATTGA
- a CDS encoding class IV adenylate cyclase, with product MAVEAELKARVRHPEAVRERLVSRAAEHVQVYWDRYFDRPSGELTDQGYEVRLRTVEDERSSTTVLTFKEPAVHISGSKPEHETTVADGQAVAALLTGLGLTERIAFSKHCRNYRLTENGYELLATLVHVPELEGTFLEVETRVDRTEEVPAGLAVVRTVLTSLELTEDDLTTEQYTAAVAAHRFRTTNAE from the coding sequence GTGGCTGTGGAGGCCGAACTGAAGGCACGCGTTCGTCACCCCGAGGCGGTGCGCGAGCGCCTGGTCTCGCGTGCCGCCGAACACGTGCAGGTCTACTGGGACCGCTACTTCGACCGACCGAGCGGGGAGCTGACCGATCAGGGCTACGAGGTGCGGCTGCGAACCGTGGAGGACGAGCGCTCCTCGACAACCGTGCTGACCTTCAAAGAGCCCGCCGTGCACATCAGCGGCTCCAAGCCCGAGCACGAGACCACCGTCGCCGACGGGCAGGCCGTGGCGGCGTTGTTGACCGGTCTCGGACTGACCGAACGCATCGCCTTCAGCAAGCACTGCCGCAACTACCGCCTCACCGAGAACGGCTACGAGCTGCTCGCGACCCTGGTCCACGTCCCCGAACTGGAGGGGACCTTCCTCGAAGTCGAAACCCGGGTCGATCGCACCGAGGAGGTCCCGGCCGGACTGGCGGTGGTCCGCACGGTACTGACCTCGCTGGAGCTCACCGAGGATGATCTGACCACCGAGCAGTACACCGCGGCGGTGGCCGCGCACCGGTTCCGGACGACCAACGCCGAGTGA
- a CDS encoding transposase, which translates to MADQEWALLEPLLPQVQPQRGGRWRDHRQVVEGMVFKERTSCPWRELPE; encoded by the coding sequence TTGGCGGACCAGGAGTGGGCACTGTTGGAACCGCTGTTGCCGCAGGTGCAGCCACAGCGGGGTGGCCGGTGGCGGGACCATCGGCAGGTCGTGGAGGGCATGGTCTTCAAAGAGCGCACCAGTTGCCCGTGGCGGGAGCTGCCCGAGTAG
- a CDS encoding phage minor capsid protein — MVSDAVRLRDRSMRRAAGLFHPNCRHRSSMYVPGVTPRPTSTRAPDDDARQHLRYLERQVRAWKKREAAALSEAAATRARSKIRESQARIRGHVDSTPTKRQRARERISPRQLTQFPHETS, encoded by the coding sequence ATGGTCTCCGATGCGGTGCGGTTGCGGGATCGCTCGATGAGGCGCGCGGCCGGTCTGTTCCACCCGAACTGTCGCCACCGGTCGTCGATGTACGTGCCGGGAGTGACGCCCCGACCGACCTCGACCCGCGCCCCCGACGACGACGCGCGGCAGCACCTCCGATACCTCGAACGGCAGGTTCGGGCGTGGAAGAAACGAGAGGCCGCTGCCCTCTCGGAGGCAGCGGCGACGCGGGCGCGGTCGAAGATCCGCGAGTCTCAGGCCCGGATCCGGGGGCACGTCGACTCGACCCCGACGAAGCGTCAGCGGGCACGGGAGCGAATCTCCCCGCGCCAGCTGACTCAGTTCCCCCACGAGACGAGTTGA
- a CDS encoding ArsR/SmtB family transcription factor, whose product MGHSHRLRIIAALAEGRVHVSELARKLGLSRPLLYMHLDRLEKAGLVRGQLELSPDGKALKYFELVAFELRLTPETVAAALDADEEEATDE is encoded by the coding sequence GTGGGGCACTCCCACCGGTTGCGCATCATCGCGGCGCTGGCCGAGGGACGGGTGCACGTCAGTGAACTCGCCCGCAAGCTCGGCCTCTCACGACCGCTGCTGTACATGCACCTGGACCGGTTGGAGAAGGCGGGGCTGGTCAGGGGGCAGCTGGAACTGTCCCCCGACGGCAAGGCCCTGAAGTATTTCGAACTCGTCGCCTTCGAACTGCGGCTGACGCCGGAGACCGTCGCGGCGGCGCTCGATGCCGACGAGGAGGAGGCAACGGACGAATGA
- a CDS encoding sensor domain-containing protein, with the protein MTSTRKSTARNGPPRGPLLLSTRPWAATVYLLSYPVVGTLLFVTTVTSVLVTAALSIVWVGLPLLLASAVLIRKCADVERWRAALVTDLVPAPGHTSHGGGFMARLRALWSDPATQRALGYLVLMYVPLLIMDTAVVALWLSVVGMVTVPLWFWAIPQNGGHGVMIGYRPEAPHTTKFAFGDGSFGLWIDDLPTALLAAALFLVLAFGLAHLVTAAARLHGGVVRSMLGPPTDPLDSARRVLEEPGALRRSSESGDHDDGRLRRESGSPARPDDMRETGSRSEENTTSGGES; encoded by the coding sequence ATGACCAGCACACGGAAGTCCACGGCGCGAAACGGACCGCCCCGAGGGCCACTACTGCTCTCGACGCGGCCGTGGGCGGCCACGGTCTACCTCCTGAGCTACCCGGTCGTGGGCACCCTGCTGTTCGTGACAACGGTGACCAGCGTGTTGGTCACCGCGGCGCTGAGCATCGTGTGGGTGGGGCTGCCGCTGCTGCTCGCCTCGGCGGTACTGATCCGGAAATGCGCCGACGTGGAACGGTGGCGCGCGGCACTGGTGACGGACCTCGTCCCCGCTCCCGGCCACACCTCCCACGGCGGTGGGTTCATGGCCCGCCTCCGGGCGTTGTGGTCGGACCCCGCCACGCAGCGGGCCCTCGGTTACCTGGTGCTGATGTACGTCCCGTTGCTGATCATGGACACAGCTGTCGTGGCCCTGTGGCTGTCCGTGGTGGGGATGGTGACGGTCCCGCTGTGGTTCTGGGCCATACCGCAGAACGGCGGCCACGGGGTGATGATCGGCTACCGCCCCGAAGCGCCCCACACCACGAAGTTCGCGTTCGGCGACGGTTCGTTCGGGCTCTGGATCGACGACCTGCCCACCGCGCTGCTGGCGGCGGCGCTCTTCCTGGTGCTGGCCTTCGGCCTGGCGCACCTGGTGACGGCCGCGGCACGGCTGCACGGCGGGGTGGTGCGTTCGATGCTGGGACCTCCCACCGATCCGCTGGACTCCGCCCGGCGGGTGTTGGAGGAGCCCGGAGCGCTGCGGCGTTCCTCGGAATCGGGAGATCACGATGACGGACGACTCCGCCGGGAGAGCGGTTCCCCGGCACGACCGGACGACATGAGAGAAACGGGAAGTCGATCCGAGGAGAACACCACCAGCGGGGGTGAGTCCTGA
- the pobA gene encoding 4-hydroxybenzoate 3-monooxygenase: MRTQVAIVGAGPAGMLLSHLLHLQGIESIVLERRSREYVQQRVRAGVLEQGTVDVLREAGVAERLDQQGHPHYGVNVQFDGERLRVPLAELTDGRSITVYGQQEVVKDLADRRDRDGGEVHYEVSDVSIEGPDTEQPLVRFTAGDGTNHEIHCDFVAGCDGFHGVSRSTIPESVRTNYERVYSFGWLGILAEVPPSSEELIYANHANGFALQSLRSPELSRMYLQCDPQDPIERWPDERIWAELQTRLGTPGWELREGPVIDKSITALRSFVTEPMSYGRLFLAGDSAHIVPPTGAKGLNLAVADVARLAEAMTDFYSGNGTSGLDTYSEDCLRRVWRVQHFSWWMTSMTHRFDGPDAAFDRRLQRSQFDYLRTSTAAATTLAENYVGMAEV; the protein is encoded by the coding sequence ATGCGTACCCAGGTCGCGATCGTGGGAGCGGGTCCAGCGGGCATGCTGCTGTCTCATCTGTTGCACCTGCAGGGAATCGAGTCGATCGTCTTGGAGCGGCGCAGCCGCGAGTACGTACAGCAACGGGTACGGGCGGGAGTCCTGGAGCAGGGCACCGTCGACGTGCTGCGGGAGGCCGGGGTCGCCGAACGGCTGGACCAGCAGGGGCACCCGCACTACGGCGTGAACGTCCAGTTCGACGGGGAACGCCTGCGCGTCCCGCTCGCCGAACTCACGGACGGGCGAAGCATCACGGTCTACGGCCAGCAGGAAGTGGTCAAGGACCTGGCGGACCGGCGCGACCGCGACGGCGGCGAGGTCCACTACGAGGTCTCGGACGTCTCGATCGAGGGGCCCGACACCGAGCAACCGCTCGTGCGGTTCACCGCCGGGGACGGCACGAACCACGAGATCCACTGCGACTTCGTGGCGGGCTGTGACGGTTTCCACGGTGTCTCCCGGAGCACGATCCCGGAGAGCGTGCGGACCAACTACGAGCGCGTCTACTCGTTCGGCTGGCTCGGAATCCTGGCCGAAGTCCCGCCCTCCAGCGAGGAGCTGATCTACGCCAACCACGCCAACGGATTCGCGCTGCAGAGCCTGCGCTCACCGGAGCTGAGCCGCATGTACCTGCAGTGCGACCCCCAGGACCCGATCGAGCGCTGGCCCGACGAACGGATCTGGGCGGAGCTGCAGACCAGACTGGGCACCCCCGGCTGGGAACTGCGGGAGGGCCCCGTGATCGACAAGAGCATCACCGCGTTGCGCAGCTTCGTCACCGAACCGATGAGCTACGGCAGGCTGTTCTTGGCCGGCGACTCGGCGCACATCGTTCCCCCCACCGGCGCGAAGGGGCTGAACCTCGCCGTGGCCGACGTGGCACGGCTGGCGGAGGCGATGACCGACTTCTACAGTGGCAACGGCACTTCGGGGCTGGACACCTACTCCGAGGACTGCCTGCGACGCGTATGGCGTGTGCAGCACTTCTCGTGGTGGATGACCTCCATGACCCACCGGTTCGACGGCCCGGACGCGGCCTTCGACCGACGACTGCAACGTTCGCAGTTCGACTACCTGCGCACCTCGACAGCGGCGGCCACCACCCTGGCGGAGAACTACGTGGGCATGGCCGAGGTGTGA
- a CDS encoding LLM class F420-dependent oxidoreductase — MKFGISTFVTDEGIDPAELGEAAEQRGFDALFLAEHTHIPTSRRTPYPGGGDLPRRYHRTLDPFVSLTAAAMATRYLSLGTGIALMIQRDPIVTAKEVASLDRVSGGRAVFGVGAGWNREEMRNHGTDPGHRGALMDERIRAIRALWTQEVAEFHGDHVDIEPSYCWPKPVQSPHPPIYVGGESERSVERVAEYGGGWLPRWGAENLPKKIERVRERAGWRVPVTLYSAADDPAAIAEHARAGVDRVLFHLPTEPRDTTLRYLDQFAESARKSRQ, encoded by the coding sequence ATGAAGTTCGGTATCTCCACATTCGTGACCGACGAGGGAATCGATCCGGCGGAGTTGGGTGAGGCCGCCGAGCAGCGCGGTTTCGACGCTCTCTTCCTCGCCGAACACACCCACATCCCCACCAGCAGGCGGACACCCTATCCCGGCGGGGGCGACCTGCCCAGGCGCTACCACCGGACACTGGACCCCTTCGTGAGCCTCACCGCCGCGGCGATGGCCACCAGGTACCTGTCACTGGGAACGGGGATCGCGCTGATGATCCAGCGGGACCCGATCGTCACGGCCAAGGAGGTGGCCAGCCTGGACCGCGTCTCGGGTGGCAGGGCCGTGTTCGGCGTGGGCGCGGGCTGGAACCGGGAGGAGATGCGCAACCACGGAACCGATCCCGGCCACCGGGGCGCTCTCATGGACGAGCGCATCCGCGCCATCAGAGCACTGTGGACTCAGGAGGTGGCCGAGTTCCACGGCGACCACGTCGACATCGAACCCTCGTACTGCTGGCCGAAACCGGTTCAGTCCCCCCACCCGCCGATCTACGTGGGTGGGGAGAGCGAGCGCTCGGTGGAGCGCGTCGCCGAGTACGGCGGCGGCTGGCTGCCCCGGTGGGGAGCGGAGAACCTGCCGAAGAAGATCGAGCGGGTCCGCGAGCGCGCGGGGTGGCGGGTGCCGGTGACGCTGTACTCCGCCGCGGACGATCCCGCCGCGATCGCGGAGCACGCCCGCGCCGGGGTGGACCGCGTGCTGTTCCACCTTCCCACCGAGCCCAGGGACACCACACTGCGTTATCTGGACCAGTTCGCCGAATCGGCGAGGAAATCACGTCAGTAG
- a CDS encoding SigE family RNA polymerase sigma factor, whose translation MDELTAELTDLYNEHYSQLLRMAVLLVDDRSAAEDIVQDAFVRVFDSRARLRDRDRALAFLRRSVLNKSRSLLRRRQVSRKYQHRLVQRESGPDESAHGVDRTVLAEAIARLPPRQREAIVLRYYADFSEAYTAKIMKVTPGAVKAYCSRGVTRLSSLLRERV comes from the coding sequence ATGGATGAGCTCACGGCCGAACTGACGGATCTCTACAACGAGCACTACTCCCAGCTGCTGCGGATGGCCGTACTGCTCGTGGACGACCGGTCGGCCGCCGAGGACATCGTCCAGGACGCGTTCGTGCGGGTGTTCGACTCCCGGGCGCGGCTGCGCGACCGGGACAGGGCGTTGGCGTTCCTGCGTCGATCGGTGCTCAACAAGTCACGCTCGCTGCTGCGCAGACGCCAGGTCTCGAGGAAGTACCAGCACCGTCTGGTGCAACGTGAGTCAGGACCTGACGAAAGCGCGCACGGCGTGGACCGCACCGTGCTGGCCGAGGCGATCGCCCGGCTGCCGCCCCGGCAGCGGGAGGCGATCGTGCTGCGCTACTACGCCGACTTCAGCGAGGCGTATACGGCGAAGATAATGAAAGTGACTCCGGGCGCGGTCAAAGCTTACTGTTCCCGAGGGGTCACGCGATTGTCGAGTTTGCTGAGGGAGCGCGTGTGA
- a CDS encoding dihydrolipoyl dehydrogenase family protein — protein sequence MAATDAESDGAVRDSADYEYDVVVLGAGPAGENVAGRAASGGLSVALVERERVGGECSFWACVPSKALLRSGHAVAAARRVAGAAQAVTGEPDVTGTLRRRDSFVDEWDDRRQVDWVHEAGVALFRGSGWVAGSREVMVRDVHGTTLSLRAARAVVLATGSVPSQPDVPGLDEVDFWDSRAATSAERAPGSLAVLGAGVVGVELAQAWARLGTEVRVVESGPRPLPTMADFAGELVGAALRADGVRLYPDSVVESVSRTPEEVTLRLSDGTDVSAEHLLVATGRRAATGHLGLESVGLHEDGAVEVNEHGEVRGVSGGWLYAVGDVTGQAQLTHQAKYAARVVADVVVARATGRHVTTEAFSRYMTSANRCAVPAVVFTDPEVAQVGYDPARAERAGHQVRTVELDIDSVGALLRADGYRGRARFVVDERNEVLLGAVFVGQDVAELLQAATIAIVGEVPLRRLWHAVPVFPTVGEIWLRLLEAYGL from the coding sequence ATGGCTGCTACGGACGCGGAGTCGGACGGGGCCGTCCGGGACTCCGCCGACTACGAGTACGACGTCGTGGTCCTGGGGGCGGGACCGGCGGGGGAGAACGTCGCGGGGCGGGCCGCGTCCGGAGGGCTCTCGGTGGCTCTCGTGGAGCGGGAACGTGTCGGCGGCGAGTGCTCCTTCTGGGCGTGCGTGCCGAGCAAGGCGCTGCTGCGCTCCGGGCACGCGGTGGCCGCGGCTCGTCGCGTGGCGGGTGCCGCCCAGGCCGTCACCGGGGAGCCGGACGTCACCGGCACGTTGCGCAGACGCGACTCGTTCGTCGACGAGTGGGACGACCGGCGACAGGTCGACTGGGTCCACGAGGCCGGAGTGGCCCTGTTCCGCGGTTCGGGGTGGGTCGCGGGCAGCAGGGAGGTCATGGTCCGCGACGTGCACGGCACGACGCTTTCGCTGCGCGCGGCAAGAGCCGTGGTGCTGGCCACCGGAAGCGTTCCCTCCCAGCCCGACGTTCCCGGCCTCGACGAGGTCGACTTCTGGGACTCCCGCGCCGCCACTTCCGCCGAACGCGCCCCGGGGAGCCTGGCCGTGCTGGGAGCGGGCGTGGTGGGGGTCGAACTCGCGCAGGCATGGGCGAGGCTGGGCACGGAGGTGCGGGTGGTCGAGAGCGGGCCGCGCCCGTTGCCCACCATGGCGGATTTCGCGGGTGAGTTGGTCGGCGCCGCCCTCCGCGCCGACGGGGTGCGGCTGTATCCCGACTCGGTCGTGGAGAGCGTCTCGCGGACCCCGGAGGAGGTGACGCTCCGGCTCTCCGACGGTACCGACGTGTCGGCCGAGCACCTGCTCGTCGCCACCGGCCGTCGCGCGGCCACCGGGCACCTCGGGCTGGAGTCGGTGGGCCTGCACGAGGACGGTGCGGTGGAGGTCAACGAGCACGGCGAGGTCAGGGGGGTCTCCGGGGGCTGGCTCTACGCGGTGGGCGACGTCACCGGGCAGGCGCAGCTCACCCACCAGGCCAAGTACGCCGCGCGTGTGGTCGCCGACGTGGTGGTCGCCAGAGCCACGGGCAGGCACGTGACCACCGAGGCGTTCAGCCGGTACATGACCTCGGCCAACAGGTGCGCGGTACCGGCGGTGGTGTTCACCGACCCGGAGGTGGCCCAGGTCGGTTACGACCCGGCGCGGGCCGAGCGGGCCGGGCATCAGGTGCGCACCGTGGAGCTGGACATCGATTCGGTCGGCGCGTTGCTGCGGGCCGACGGGTACCGGGGCAGGGCCCGCTTCGTGGTCGACGAGCGGAACGAGGTGCTGCTGGGCGCGGTGTTCGTCGGGCAGGACGTCGCTGAGCTGTTGCAGGCGGCGACGATCGCGATCGTCGGGGAGGTGCCGCTGCGGCGGCTGTGGCACGCGGTACCGGTGTTTCCCACGGTCGGTGAGATCTGGCTTCGGCTGTTGGAGGCCTACGGGCTCTGA
- a CDS encoding DUF3145 domain-containing protein, which yields MSTCDSTTGVVYVHSSPGAVCPHVEWAVASVLDTRCEFRWTAQPAAPGQLRAEHVWSGEPGTAARLAGVLRSWPILRFEITEDPGPGADGERFCHVPELGLWRARTGANGDIVVAEDQLRSLMAECQDVESVRHRVAELLGSNWDEALEPFREAGEGPPVEWLHSVG from the coding sequence ATGAGCACGTGTGACTCTACAACCGGTGTTGTCTACGTCCACTCTTCACCGGGTGCGGTCTGTCCGCACGTCGAGTGGGCCGTCGCGAGCGTGCTCGACACCCGTTGCGAGTTCCGTTGGACCGCACAGCCCGCGGCTCCGGGACAGCTTCGCGCCGAGCACGTGTGGTCCGGCGAACCCGGGACCGCGGCCAGACTGGCGGGAGTGCTGCGTTCCTGGCCGATACTGCGTTTCGAGATCACCGAGGATCCCGGTCCCGGCGCGGACGGGGAGCGGTTCTGCCACGTCCCGGAGCTGGGGTTGTGGCGGGCCCGCACCGGGGCGAACGGTGACATCGTGGTCGCCGAGGACCAGCTGCGTTCCCTGATGGCCGAATGCCAGGACGTGGAGAGCGTGCGACACCGGGTGGCGGAACTGCTCGGGTCCAACTGGGACGAGGCGTTGGAACCGTTCCGGGAGGCCGGTGAGGGGCCGCCGGTGGAATGGTTGCACAGCGTCGGTTAG
- a CDS encoding ABC transporter ATP-binding protein has protein sequence MSLTMYGVGLDYPDGERTVTALEDVSLRVAPGELLAVTGPSGSGKSSLLAVASGLVRPTRGSISVGDSDVTDMPGRELSALRLTRIGIVFQQPNLVGSLTAAEQLQVTEHMRGRSARKARDRAVQLLATVGLAGKQHRRPHRLSGGERQRVNIARALMGSPEVLLVDEPTSALDRERGARIVELLREVTSHYGIATVLVTHDTRHLSHTDRAVSIVDGRLSDAAPHEG, from the coding sequence ATGAGCCTGACGATGTACGGGGTCGGGCTGGACTACCCCGACGGAGAACGCACGGTGACGGCGCTGGAGGACGTCTCGCTGCGGGTCGCGCCCGGTGAGCTGCTGGCGGTGACCGGGCCTTCCGGCTCGGGCAAGTCGAGCCTGCTCGCCGTGGCCTCGGGCCTGGTTCGCCCCACGCGGGGTTCGATCAGCGTGGGCGACTCCGACGTCACCGACATGCCCGGCCGGGAGCTGAGCGCACTGCGGCTGACCCGGATCGGCATCGTGTTCCAACAGCCGAACCTGGTCGGTTCGCTGACAGCGGCCGAACAGCTCCAGGTCACCGAGCACATGCGGGGACGTTCGGCGCGGAAGGCACGGGACAGGGCGGTCCAGCTGCTGGCCACGGTGGGGTTGGCGGGCAAACAACACCGCCGGCCGCACCGGCTCTCCGGCGGGGAGCGCCAGCGGGTCAACATCGCACGGGCGCTGATGGGCAGTCCCGAGGTGTTGCTGGTGGACGAGCCGACCTCCGCCCTGGACCGGGAACGCGGCGCGCGGATCGTGGAACTGCTCCGGGAGGTGACCTCGCACTACGGGATCGCCACGGTGCTGGTCACGCACGACACGCGGCACCTGTCCCACACCGACCGCGCGGTGTCGATCGTGGACGGGAGGCTCTCCGACGCGGCCCCCCACGAGGGATAG
- a CDS encoding ABC transporter permease, whose product MFVAIRDIRFAKGRFTLMGSVVVLITLLVVLLSGLTSGLADRSVSAVRELPATHLVFGGSGAEEPEKSFADSAVDRRQRAVWEDTEGVRRVTPLGITTTRMGTPEGGEAGVTVFGLPPGAPAAPEGVADGAVVISRSLAEERGLRTGDRLTTATGELTVRAVAPSEFHNHTPVVWTTLDTWREMRAQRGGSQQAPLATVLMVDAGPEAAPAAADSAANTLSATVADSLEAVGSFSSENGSLLMMRVLLYAISALVIGAFLTVWTIQRSGDVAVLKALGGSTGYLLRDALVQSLIVLLAGAGLGGAIGIALGSAAGSVVPFELTVRTTLVPVLVMIALGMVGAALAVRRITSVEPLAALEAGR is encoded by the coding sequence GTGTTCGTCGCCATCCGAGACATTCGCTTCGCCAAGGGGCGATTCACTCTGATGGGTTCGGTCGTAGTGCTGATCACGCTGTTGGTCGTGCTGCTCTCCGGACTCACCTCAGGACTGGCCGACCGATCGGTGTCGGCCGTCAGGGAGCTGCCAGCCACACACCTGGTGTTCGGCGGCAGCGGAGCCGAGGAACCCGAGAAGTCGTTCGCGGACAGCGCCGTGGACCGGCGTCAACGCGCGGTGTGGGAGGACACGGAGGGTGTGCGCCGAGTCACCCCGCTGGGAATCACGACCACCCGAATGGGAACGCCGGAAGGGGGTGAGGCCGGAGTCACGGTGTTCGGGCTGCCGCCGGGAGCGCCCGCCGCGCCGGAAGGAGTGGCCGACGGAGCCGTGGTCATCAGCCGCTCGCTCGCCGAGGAGCGGGGACTGCGCACCGGTGACCGGCTCACCACGGCCACGGGCGAGCTCACGGTGCGTGCTGTCGCGCCGAGCGAGTTCCACAACCACACGCCGGTGGTTTGGACCACACTGGACACTTGGCGCGAGATGCGTGCCCAGCGAGGCGGCTCCCAACAAGCGCCGCTGGCCACGGTGCTGATGGTCGATGCCGGGCCGGAGGCGGCCCCGGCGGCGGCCGACTCGGCCGCGAACACGCTCTCGGCCACCGTGGCGGACAGTCTCGAAGCGGTGGGCTCGTTCTCCTCGGAGAACGGATCACTGCTGATGATGCGGGTACTGCTGTACGCGATATCGGCGCTGGTGATCGGAGCGTTCCTCACCGTCTGGACGATCCAGCGCAGCGGGGACGTCGCCGTGCTCAAGGCACTCGGCGGATCCACCGGTTACCTGCTGCGCGATGCGCTGGTCCAGTCGCTGATCGTTTTGCTCGCGGGCGCCGGTCTCGGCGGGGCGATCGGGATCGCCCTGGGCAGCGCCGCCGGGAGCGTCGTGCCCTTCGAACTGACCGTGCGAACGACGCTGGTGCCGGTACTGGTGATGATCGCGCTCGGCATGGTCGGGGCGGCGCTGGCCGTGCGCCGCATAACTTCCGTGGAACCACTGGCAGCCCTGGAGGCGGGACGATGA
- a CDS encoding sensor histidine kinase, which translates to MSGHDPSESVVLRVLRTALHLGFYLLLAVATARLFATHHVGGGTMPALLGVVTLAVLYAVGALPSRVAHDRRTALLWLAGVTGLWAALLVVSPDFSWIAFPLFFLHMHLLRRTHAVLAVAVLTGAVIATQLVHAEEFSVAMVLGPSLGAGFAVLVAWGYAAVHEESQQRRRLIEDLRRTRSQLAASQHEAGVAAERERLAREIHDTIAQGLSSVVLLLRAAEAALPAEATTARGHLVEARDTASENLAEARGFVRRLSPPALDDAGLPETLRRLCERVERESGLRCRSRVDGTVVTLPAEYEVALLRAAQASLANVVQHAGADSVTITLGYLRTEVTLDVYDDGVGFDPELARAPRADGTGFGLPSLRERIDRLGGELELESTGDGTAVAIRLPLREEVTR; encoded by the coding sequence TTGAGCGGGCACGACCCCAGCGAATCCGTGGTGCTGCGGGTGCTGCGCACCGCCCTGCACCTGGGGTTCTACCTGCTGCTGGCGGTGGCCACCGCTCGGTTGTTCGCCACGCACCACGTCGGCGGCGGCACGATGCCCGCCCTGCTGGGGGTGGTGACGCTGGCGGTGCTCTACGCGGTGGGTGCGCTACCCAGCCGGGTCGCGCACGACCGCCGGACCGCGTTGCTCTGGCTGGCGGGTGTGACCGGGCTGTGGGCGGCACTGCTGGTCGTCAGCCCGGACTTCTCGTGGATCGCCTTCCCGCTGTTCTTCCTGCACATGCATCTGTTGCGCAGGACGCACGCGGTTCTGGCTGTGGCGGTTCTGACCGGGGCGGTGATCGCCACCCAGCTGGTGCACGCCGAGGAGTTCAGTGTCGCGATGGTGCTCGGGCCGAGTCTGGGGGCGGGATTCGCCGTGCTCGTGGCGTGGGGTTACGCGGCGGTTCACGAGGAGAGCCAGCAGCGTCGCCGTCTGATCGAGGACCTCCGGCGGACGCGCTCACAACTCGCCGCTTCCCAGCACGAGGCCGGAGTGGCGGCCGAGCGGGAGCGGCTCGCCAGGGAGATTCACGACACGATAGCGCAGGGGCTCTCCAGCGTGGTGCTGTTGCTCCGGGCCGCCGAGGCCGCGTTGCCCGCCGAGGCGACGACCGCCCGGGGACACCTCGTCGAGGCGCGTGACACCGCTTCGGAGAACCTGGCCGAGGCGCGCGGGTTCGTCCGCAGGCTCAGCCCGCCTGCCCTGGACGACGCCGGTCTTCCCGAGACGCTGCGCAGGCTGTGCGAACGAGTCGAACGCGAGTCCGGGCTGCGCTGCCGCTCGCGTGTCGACGGCACCGTTGTCACCCTCCCCGCCGAGTACGAGGTGGCCCTGCTGCGCGCCGCGCAGGCGAGCCTGGCCAACGTGGTCCAGCACGCCGGTGCCGATTCGGTGACGATCACGCTCGGATACCTGCGGACCGAGGTGACGCTGGACGTCTACGACGACGGGGTCGGGTTCGATCCGGAGCTGGCACGAGCTCCGCGAGCGGACGGGACGGGGTTCGGGCTGCCGTCGTTGCGTGAGCGGATCGACCGGTTGGGGGGTGAACTGGAGCTGGAGAGCACCGGGGACGGTACCGCCGTGGCGATCAGGCTCCCGCTGCGCGAGGAGGTGACCCGGTGA